In a single window of the Osmerus eperlanus chromosome 4, fOsmEpe2.1, whole genome shotgun sequence genome:
- the hes2.1 gene encoding transcription factor HES-2.1 — MTPSVASETNESLPSRSTVAQRKEANELRKTLKPMLEKKRRARINDSLGHLKTLILPLVGKDNARYSKLEKADILEMTVRFLTDLPSTPVKSSTDSFKEGYKACLQRVSALLPKTNLDKDACQRVNEFIQQSMSTSATPACQNCCAQSSKAFPQIQQRLRSLKANLSSRVENHSRSSGSLPNRPQPVPQAVNANMWRPW; from the exons ATGACACCAAGCGTCGCGTCTGAGACAAACGAGTCTCTCCCCTCAAGGTCCACCGTGGCACAGAGGAAAGAAGCAAACGAACTGAGAAAG ACTCTCAAGCCCATGTTGGAAAAGAAAAGGCGAGCACGCATCAACGACAGCCTTGGACATTTGAAGACCCTTATCCTGCCTCTTGTTGGCAAAGACAACGCTCGTTACTCGAAACTCGAGAAAGCAGATATTCTCGAGATGACCGTACGATTCCTCACAGATCTTCCTTCAACTCCAGTCAAAA GTTCAACAGATAGTTTCAAAGAAGGGTATAAAGCATGTCTCCAGCGAGTATCCGCTTTGCTCCCTAAAACGAACCTGGACAAAGACGCCTGCCAGCGTGTGAATGAGTTCATTCAGCAGTCCATGTCTACGTCTGCCACCCCAGCCTGTCAGAACTGTTGCGCCCAGAGTTCCAAAGCTTTCCCCCAGATTCAACAGAGACTGCGGAGCCTCAAAGCCAATCTTAGCTCCAGAGTTGAGAACCACTCACGCAGCAGCGGTTCTCTTCCTAACCGACCACAGCCAGTGCCACAAGCTGTAAATGCTAACATGTGGAGACCTTGGTAG